The genomic interval TACTTCAGGGAGGAAATTATGGGGAAAGGGTTGGGGCCCCTCCCTTGGACATTCAtgcctcaaatatttattgaacatccaaCATGTGCCTAGTGTCTCATGATAAGCCAATGGATGACTCAGAAGCAGTCTGACTCAGAAGCCCTGATGAACATCATggaaatcacacacagaaaagaaaaagataagcacAAGCTAAAGCCAGAGAGTGTCTGTGGGGGATGGAGGAATGCTTAGTGAACCTGAGGATTCTTCACAGTGCTTAAGAGAAGAGGATGGTTTTGGCTCATGCATAATTTATGTATTCAgcaagcatttcttttttatttatttatttatggctgcgttgggtcttcgttgctgtgcacgtgctttctctagttgcggtgagcaggggctactctttgttgcggtgcacggacttctcgttgcggtggcttctcatgttgcggagcacgggctctaggcacgcgggcttagtagttgtggctcacgggctctagagcgcaggctctgtagttgtggcgcatgggcttagttgctccacagcatgtggggtcttcccggaccagggatcgaacccgtgtcacctgcaggcggattcttaaccactgcgccaccagagaagtcctgatgACTCAGTTCTTATCCCTCTCTTTGAGGCGCTCACCTCTAGTCTGGGAGGCAGATGTCAGCGTGGTTCCCAAATGCTGAAATGCATAAAATCATTTGAGCATCTTGGAACAGAGAAGGACTCTAGTTATGAAGCAAAATTgagaagccaaaaaagaaaagactatatATTCAACCTTATGAAAAAACTATTCTGCATGTTAAAATTGTGACACCATGAGTAAAGtcaaaagacatacaataaataggaaaaatatatggCAACTAAAATTATAGACAAGAggtcatctctctctctgtctctctctgccatcTGTATATAAATTAACAAGGCCAACAATGCAgtagaaaaatagacaaaggatATGAACACAGTTCAgggaaatgaaatacaaatgactCAAACATAAAAAGATACTTCAGTTTTTTCAGATAACAACtttgaaattcttattttatgtatttttttattgtggtaaagtgtacataacataaaatgaacgatttttaagtatacagttcagtggcatgaaGTATATTCatacagttgtgcaaccatcatcaccacgttccttggcaaccactactctgctttctgcctctgcctaatttctttttctttcgtgGCCTTGACATTTCTTAAAAGTATAgtccagttattttgtagaatgtccctcaatttgagtTTATCTGTCACCtcttcatgattagattcaggttaaataTTTTGGGCAAGAATATCACCTCAGTGATGCTGTGTCCTCAATATTAGCAGGAGGCATAAGGAGTCAGTTTGTCTCACTCCTGGGCAAGTTAACTTGATTACTTAGTTAAGGGGGTGagtgccaggtttctccactgtaaagttaccgTTTCTTCTTGCAAAGATTAATctgtggggagatactttgagactttGAGTGTGAAAGATGCACGCTCTTGGGAAAGTCACAGATGCCTTCCAGGCATCAGTTTCTCCGTCTGTGAAGTGGGAACAGAGACGTCTTAAAATCGAATTAAAGAAAGTGTAAGTGCTCGAGAGGCTGGAGTATCAGCTCACGACCTTGGCAAAAAGAAACACGCGCTGGGGTTTAATTTTCTGCGCGCTCCAAATGCTGGGGAGGGACGGACAGGGCGGGGCCTAGAAGAAAAGCGTGTGCGTATGTGTGCGCGTGCGCAGGGACGTGACTACAGAGTCGGTCCTCCGGAGACAGAGAGGCCGGAAGTTGTCCTCACAGAACCGCTCGGCTGTTGGGTGGGCGGAGCTGAGGCGGCGCGCTTAGGGTTGGCAGGCATGTTAGCGCTCTAGTAGCTGCAGCTGGTCGGCGTGAGGGGCTCCAGGGCTCTGGGCAGGGAAGATGGCGTCTCGGGCAGGCCCGCGAGCGGCCGGCACCGACGGCAGCGACTTTCAGCACCGGGAGCGCGTCGCCACGCACTACCAGATGAGGTATGAAGTGAGGCGAGGAGCTCGCAGGGCCTGGGACGCGACGCCGGCCCGGCCTCAGGGTCTTGCTCCCCAGCCCGCTCTCGCGCACCTGCCAAGTCCCCTCCTCCTGCGACGGCCCGGGGCCGGCCCCCAATCCCGGGAAGCCCCGTAGCTCCTGTGAGTTCCACCCATTGATCCCGCTGTGCCTTGAGGGGTCCGGCCCCGCTTGGGCTCCGGTGTCTCGGCGATGCTGGCCCCGCTCTCTGATCTCGGGAACCTGATTTCTAATCgagcctcagtttgcttatctgGCAAGGGAAAATTAATCTACCTTTTCGGTCTTGGTGATGAATTAGTGAGCCAATAATCGCATAAAGAGCGTAGCATAAGATGTAGCACATAAGTCTGTCCAGTACGCGGTAGCTGTTATATTTTGGGTCGTTTTGGGGATTTGGACCTTGAAGTCCAGACTTACTCTGCCTCAAATGAGTTTTATGAAACCCCTCCACGTAAGGGATATTTCTACATTCGTTtattcgttcaacaaatatttattgagcttctacccatcaggcattgtgctaggtccTGAGGATAGAATAGCGAAAGCAGCCCTGGTCTTTGTATTCATGTTATACCTTCAATAAAAAAGTCTattgacaaacaaacaaaattggtccctgccttcatggagcttcaAGGCTACAAGTGACTGATTCCCCTCCCGCCCCACCTTTCTGCACTTtctataatgaatatttttaaaaataaaaattttttagagaTTTTCTTTACTTAAATCCATTGAAATTTCCCTGAATCTTTTCCACGTCTTTTTCTCCACAGTTTTAAAGAATGACAAGCTCTTTGAAACCTCACTTTATTCTTATCCTTAGACCCTTGTCTAAAGGGCACCTCACAACTCAAGCCAGTGTTTTCATGCCTGTCTAGAGCAGAAACTCTGCTCTATGAAGGCGTGAAGGGATATATTTAGGACCTGAGAGAAttcaaagaataagagaaaatatcctTACTTTAGATGAAAAATGTACTCTAGCTGGAGAAGTACGGGCAGCCTGAGTTGGTTTCCTTGCTGCCAATACCTCCTTCCATAGGCTATCCTCCTATGCCACAGTCAgagttctctttcatttttttttttgccacagagttctctttcatttttttttttggccacgcaatggggcttgcaggaccttagttgcccgaccggggattgaacctgtggcCTTGGCAGTGAAAAGCCAgatttctaaccactggaccgccagggaattccccagagttCTCTTTGTAAACACAGCCCTGAGTTACTCTTCTGTCTTTAAAGTGACTCAGTGATAGTCTTTGCAACTTCATATCCTGCTACTCCCCTCTCCACCACATTGTAGTCCTTCCACACCCAACCATTTGCTCTCCTGGAACACAAATGCTTATGCCTTTTTGCCTGCATGCTGTTACCTCTGCTTGGAATGTCCATCTCCACCCACGTCTCAGAGCCTAGCTCAGATAACACCCTTGTCCAGGCAGCCTTCTCAGTCAACTCATCTCAATCAGAATTCATTACTCCTTCCTGTGATTCCATATATTTTGCAACATAGATTTACTAGAGTTTTTCCAGTTCGTTTTctaattgcttttttcttcctgtgtacCTTGTTCCCAGCCTCCAGGCAGGAACTATACCTTATTCACGTCTGTTTCCCAGTGTCCAGTATAGTTGCCTGACATAGAGTTGGTGGTCAGAAAATTTTGAATGAAAGGTActtctccctctgctctgccCCACAGTGTGACCCTCAAGTATGAAATCAAGAAGCTGATCTACGTGCATCTGGTCATATGGCTGCTGCTGGTTGCCAAGATGAGCGTGGGGCACCTGAGGCTCTTGTCGCATGATCAGGTGGCCATGCCCTATCAGTGGGAGTACCCCTATTTGCTGAGCATTGtgccctccctcttgggcctcctctccttcccccgcAACAACATTAGCTACCTGGTGCTCTCCATGATCAGCATGGGGCTCTTTTCCATCGCTCCCCTCATATATGGCAGCATGGAGATGTTCCCTGCTGCACAGCAGCTCTACCGCCATGGCAAGGCCTACCGCTTCCTCTTTGGTTTTTCTGCCGTGTCCGTCATGTATCTGGTGTTGGTGCTGGTGGTCCAAGTGCATGCCTGGCAGTTATACTACAGCAAGAAGCTCCTAGACTCTTGGTTCACCAGCACACAGGAGAAGAAGCGTAAATGAAGCCTGCTTGATGAACTACTGTGTGAGGTGAAGCCTGGGCCTCCCATCCAGTGGAGTGAGAGGGTAGAGGAGCTGTTCTAAAACCTCCTTCGGTGATTTTGGCAGCTGCGATGTTGACAACTAGTGCAAACTAGGTCCAAGTTCTGCAAAGCTCCTTCTGTTGCCATCAGCTGGTAGCAAAACTATGTTTAATTTACTCCTGGTTGGTGGAACTGGGTGATCAGCAGCTGTGAAACAAATTTCAGCTGGTTAAAGTTGAGATCCTTCTGAGTTTTTCATCCTTGCCTCTTTTTGGTCATTCTCTCTGCTTCCATCCATCACCCCTTAGCCACCGAGACTGGAGGAGATAGGGAATAAATCACATTCTGCTTCAATCTATGAGTCATGGGGCAGGAAACATTTGAGAGGCTGCTCCCCTTGCAGGCTGTGGTCTCTACTGTGAAgcgttttaattaaaaagaacctCAATAAAGTTACAACTGCCTTGTCCCCCCTGTGCTTTGTGTTCGGCATCTGATAGAGTGTGAAAAGTGTGTTGTTTGAGTGGCCTTAGTCACTAGGAGGTACGTAGAGGCTCCCCGAGAAACCTGGCAGTGGCGGTGGGGAAGTGAACTGGACATAGGGAACTTAAGTCATAGTTGCAACCCTGCAGCTGATTGGCAGGAACTACTGTGGGCCATACATTTAACCTCCACCTCTCAAATGGTCCGTTCTCATTTATCCAGCTTGGGTTATGGGTTCGTCTTTTGGTTGGATATTCATGTTTATCATTCAGTGTTAACAGTGTTAGTTATGTGTCTAATACTGTTTTATGGTatccaaaagaattttaaagtatcCTGCATATAAAAAATTTGCAATCTAGGTGAAACGTAATATCCATGTGAAACAACTAATGAACACAGTATGTCTGGTGTGGAGCagagaagttaaaaatagaagtggggggcttccctggtggcgcagtggttgagagtccgcctgccaatgcaggggacacgggttcgtgcccatgtccgggaagatcccacatgccgcggagtggctgggaccgtgagccatggccgctgagcctgtgcgtccggagcctgtgctccactacgggagaggccacaacagtgagaggcccacatacctcaaaaaaaaaaggaaagagatctGTGAACTAAAGGCCCTTTCACACATAAAAGTCTGACATGGTACATATTTATTACATGAAAGatgtgtgttgggcttccctggtggcgcagtggttaagaatccgcctgccaatgcaggggacacggattggagccctggtccgagaagatcccacatgccacggagcaactaagtgcgtgcgctacaactactgaagcctgcgagcctagagcccatgctccacaacaagagaagccaccgcaatgagaagcccgcacaccgcaacaaagagtagcccccgcttgccgcaactagagaaaagcccgcgtgcagcaacgaagacccaacacaaacaaaaataaataaaaaataaaaacattaggtGTGTACTCAGTCTCTATTAGGTACTGGCAGTACTTCTAGGTACCCAACCTTTAGATGTCCTGATTATCATTTCAAACTCAGTGTGTCCTAAACTTAACTCTTTGCCTTCTACCTCATATCCATTCCTCTTCCTGCATCCCTGTGTGCAAGTGAGTATACCAAGAATACAGCTCTGTATCATCaagtccctactatgtgccatatttttttcttttctttctttatttttggctgcgttgggtctttgttgctgtgcgcgggctttctctagttgcagcgagcgggggctgctctttgttgtggtgcgcgggcttctcgttgcggtggcttctcttgttgcggagcacgggctgcaggtgtgccggcttcagtagttgtagcatgtgggctcagtagttgtggcttgtgggctctagagcacagactcagtagttgtggtgcatgggcttagttgcttcttggcatgtgggatcttcccggaccagggctcaaccccctgctccctgcattggcaggcggattcttaacaactgtgccaccagggaagcccgatgtgcCATTATTTTTTGAACAACCAAAATTCCTTAATCCTTTTCAGACATTTCCAAAGTGTGGTTCCAGTGCATCACTCTTGATTTATCTCCTGACACTGTCCGTCACACACTGTCTGTCTCAGTCAGGAAAACCTCTTATGAATCCCGATATTGGTTCCATGTTTTCccagtttccttaaaaattttccttttctgcttttataCTTCTTTATTACTTATCTTTCAAGACCTAGTTTTATACGGTAATTCTGGAGCCTTCTGGCTACTTCACTTCAAGGAGTGAGGGTTCTTTCTTTGAATTCACAtggcattttaattttatctcttCTACTGACAGAATTACTAGTTTACATGTCTTTTCCTCACCCCTTGCTCTTTACCTAATGTGCATCATGCACTCTGAATTTACTGAATGAAGTAACTTGTGCTATTGTAGCCTAAAGTCAGAGCAAAGAACTAGAGTGAAGGGTAGGATTTGGATAGCAGAGAGGTGCAGATGGAAATGAGTGGGTAATGGAGTTACGTGCACCAGGCACAGATTGCTGATTTTTAAAGAACCGGgatgtaaataattattaaaaaaagaatttaaaatttatttgattacTGGAATGGTACTTTACAGTCTTGTAGTGCTTTTCAAGACCCAttatgaagggacttccctgatggtgcagtggttgagcatccgcctgccaattcaggggacatgcgttcgatccctagtccgggaagatcccacatgccacagagcaactaagcccgtgcgctacaactactgaaacccacgcgcctagagcccgtgatctgcaacaagagtagccaccgcaatgagaagcccgggcaccacaacgaggagtagtccccactcgccacaactaaagaaagcccgcacatagcaacaaagacccaatgcagcaaaaaataaataaaattaaaaaaagaaaagacccatTCCGAAAATTATTGTCAACACGAAAAGAGAGCCGTTTGGTTCATTTTAGTTTTCTGCTTGTTGGCTTGTTGGGATTCTGCTTTTTGGGCTTTccaagctttttttccccctgcctcATGGTTGTAGTATTCCCTGAAGTAAACAAGATCCCCTTTGAAAGGGATCTTGATTTAGTGGGAAGAGCACTGTATTTGGATCAGGAGACAAGTTCAAGTACCAAGATCAGCCCTGCCAAATTCACGGGATTGTTTTGAAGATCAAATGAGGTAAAATCTTGAGAAGGTGCTTTAAGAACCCTAACACTATACAAATGTGAGGAATGGTTATTAATCCCTGATGTTTGTATACAGAGCTAGAGGGTGTAGGCCTTGGAAGAACCCTTAGTGAGCATCTAGTCTATGGGAAAGGCAGTGTGGTATAGTGGAAAGAACAGTTTTTGATATTACACTGACTCAGGTTAGAAATCTAGCCAGGCATTTTGCTACCTTTTGCCTTGAGCAAGATATTTGAGCCTCTGTTTTTATCTAACGTATGGGGATCATAGCATCTACCacccagggttgttgtgaggattaaataaaataatgtatataaactgtatagtacatagtaggtgcttaataaatatcaaaGTCCCTTCCCTTGATGAGCAGTGTTGGTGTTCCCCTCTCAGATTGGGggtcccttcctcttctcttaaGCATAACTTCTTGCATCGATATTCTAGAGATTGATCCCTTCTGGAAGAGCAGGAATAAGAAAGGAACACTTGTGTACTCTTGGTTTTGTTGGACCTTCTTGCCCAGGGTGCCCAAACAGTAGGCACAGTTGCCGCAACAGACCTTGGGAATCTGGCATTACAGGAAGAGCCTGGAGACGCTGTTGCATTCAGCGTCCATGCATGGGTAAGGCTTTGTCAGGAAGAATGGCTGCCCAAGGACCCCACAGTGTCCTGTCTACCTGAGCACGCGTAGGGGCCTGCCAAAACCTCCTGAGCGCCTGGCTTGCTCCCCACGTAAAGGTTACTGGAGAGTGAAGTCTGGATCAGCTCATTCAGACACAAACCACAGGTGAGATAGGCCTTGGCCACCTTCCAAAAGGACAGGACTTCTGTGCTGCAGGCCTACCACACACCTTTGTTGCCTTTACTCCAGTTGGCCCCCTCCTGTTCCAGCCACAGAAGCACTCCCCCCTTGTTGACACTTGCCAAACAATCCCTACTCTCCTAGAAATCTGATCACTGATGACTCACTCCCGTAAGACCTactatccttttttctttccaactaTTACAGTTTCTCCCCCCCCACGTTGTTAATCCTACCAACTCATCACATTGTTCCGTctagtacttcttttttttttaaagcccttcatgacatctgttttttaaaaaaaatatttatttatttggttgcacggggtcttagttgcagcaggtggtctccttagttgtggcatgagaactcttagttatggcatgcatgtggggatctagctccctgaccagggattgaacccacgccccctgcattgggagcgcagtcttatccactgcaccaccagggaagtcccctcattctAGTACTTCTGTGGACTACAGGGCCCAGAAACCACAGATCTCCCCAAGCAGTGTGTTCTGACAGAAAGAGCTAGAAAGACACAGGGGTGAGTCTCAGCTCTCCATTTTCtgtttggacaagttacttaatcttccCAGTGTTTCCAAGTCTGTAAGATGTTTAGTAAGACTGACCTCAAGGGTTGTAGTACCAATAATATGAGATAATGTGGGCAAAGCACACAGCCCAGAGCCTGATAATAGGAGTTCAGCAAATTGTGATctgaccccctcccccttccccagggtgTGCTGGAATTTACCCACTGTGCTTTTTACTTTAAATCCTTTTTGGAACAGGCTCCACAATAAActagcaaaacaataaaatacagacctccttttctctctcctttccccctttctactttcttcctctgccttttctatgtggtccttttcttccctttctgttctttatttctcgtgtgtatgtgtctgttatttgttttctgcttctcCTACCATACCTTAGCCAGGGTCAGGGAGCAGTTAACCAAGTATTTTCACTGTGAGAATCAAATCAGAAGATAAAAGGAGTCAAAAGAGAAAAGTATTCTAGAATGGAGCCAAGTTTCTCACTTCACGCCCCCAGCATTAGAAAACACATTATCGGTATAGATCTAAACCATTGTGGGCTAGGTGAAATTTAGGGGGAAGACTCCCTAACCTGTCTTTAGTATGGCCAGACCACCCTTTTCTCCCTTCACGTCTTACTGATTTGTTTGCAGTGATGGACTTCAAGGTCAAAAGACAGAACTGTGTCAGGCAGGCCCTTTTGGGTTCCCAGAAGCAGAGGGGGATGAGGCAGTGGGAGGAGAGGCCATAAGGATGGTAGAAAGAGAAATGAACTGTGAGAGGATGGCAGATTTGGAGCTCCTTGGGCTAGAGACCTTGACCAGATCattctccttcctgcttccttatttctctctttatgaAATGAATAATTATCACCTGTCTTGTAAGGTGGTTAGGAGGATCAAATATGAAAGTGCTTatgaaatgtgaaatagataaacTGCTGCTTAGATGAAACatcataatttacatttattcaaCTACAGAGCACCTATTTCACGACATCCATTGCTAGGCActggaaaaacaaagataagaaagGGTCTTTCTAAGAAACTCAAAAGCTAGAGGGTATTTTTAGGATAATGGGTACAATGGGGTCTTTAGACAGTGGACCTAAAGACTTAAGAACTAGAATTGGCCTAAAGATAGGTATGATCAAGCTACTGAAAGTGCAGAGGGATAATAACAGTCTCAAGATACCTTCACCCAGTAGGTGTGCCCCAAACTTTCTACGGTGTGTGTCACCAAGGTGAGGGCTGAAGCAGTTCAAATGCTCCATGAGTAGGAGGAAGCCATGGGACGACGTGGAGGGTCCCCGCAGAGAATGGAGCCTCTTCAGCATCGGAAACCACAGGAAACCAGGTCAATGCGTGGGGCCCACTCCCTCAGCTCCAGGGCTCAGCTATGAGACCTGGGGCTTCCTGAGCAGACTGTACTGATGAGTGGCTCCTTGAAGCTGGAGGCCCTTTGGCAGAAGTGCTGGAACTGGCCAACGGGTAGAGAGAGAAAGCTGGACCCTAGTCCTGAAAGTCAGCCAGGTGGGAGCCAGGATGCACAGGGGGACATGTGAGGTTTACGTGCTTTTTTGTTCTGCCCACCTCTAAGTGGTGCATCAGTCACCTCGGTCTCCAGCACCCACTACAGAGAAGTGCTTCATGGCTCTGTCAGTCTTTTAAGTGAGAGGATGAAGCACGTGTCCAGGGGAGATTCAAGGCCAGGAGCACGCTAAGGGGCGGGTCTGATCTGCAGGGTGTTGCAGGAGTAGGAGGAGTTACGAAGTGGGTGCAGCCGCCATCCATCCCCCTGACCCTGTGCCAGCCTCTTGCCTGTTATTTCTCTTCCAGAGCAGGAGCCCCCTTGCCCTCCAGGTAGGGGAGTAGGGTTTTCTGGGGGGCAAGTGTCCTTCAGTCCCTCCACTTGGAGGAGAAGGAATGTGGCCTGGCCGGCTGGTTGAGCTTGAGGAGGAGCTTTGGGGCAGGGCGGGACAGGGGCAGGCTGAGGCGAGGGCTCCTGCTGGCACTGCACTCCCTGCTGCTGCACGGCAAGGCCCTGCCACCCACCTTCAGGAGGCGCAGCCATGTTCTGGATACCTTGATCCCTCGGAAGCCCATGGGGAGCCCCGGACTGGCAGCCCTGCTCCTGCCTCTTGTCCAGCTGCTCCTTGGCCTGTCTGCCTCTGCTAGTATTGGCTGCCCCTACCTTCCCAGCTGGAGCACCCTCTGTCTGCTGGCCTCCCACATGGTAAGGTGTGCCTGCTGCTGCTGGGTGGGGACATCTGGCTGGCACAGGCTGGTACAGCTCCCCACTCTCCGCCTGTCCTTTCCTGCTACCCAAGTCCCTGAGCTCTGGTGGCAGCCTCAGTGTGTTCTCTACATCGTCTTGAAGGGATGGATAGTCAAGGTCCTGGTGCACTGAGGGCCTGGGCAGGGTGGAGCTGGGAAGAAAAGAGCCAGAGTGGATGGGCTATTGGCTTCTGCAGACCCCGAAATTAGGTGATGTGAGGCAAAGACCCCAGGGAGAATGCTCCTCGTGGGAATACCTACTAATTATacttctgtcctttcttttccctACTGGGCCCTGTGCCTTCAGGATGACAGTTTCACTGGTGAGTCTCATTCCCTGCCCTGCTCCTCTTCCCCATTCTTCCATTCTAATTTTTGGTTCTCAACCTGGGAAGTAGCATAGtatcaaagaaaaaacacaagGTGAGCCTGGATTTGCGTTGTAATTCTGCCACATACTCCATGCATGACTTCAGGCCATGCACGGTTTCTGAGGGGTATAGGAGCACGGTAGAAATGATTATACAATGAAAACAGCTGTCCCTGAGCtgtggggaggattaaatgagagccAGGTAAGTCTCCAGGCACTCTCCCTTAATTGGTCCCACAGCAGTCAGTAATACAACAATGATCCTTCCTGTTTTAGGGTACATTTTATTATACTTCGTAAGGCATTTTCCCACGCATTATGTTACTTGATCTTGACAGCAGCTCCACTTTATGAATGATGAAGCTGAGACTTAGAGGAGTCTGTAACTTGCCCCAGCTCAGTCGGCCAGGatgtaagtggcagagctcagCCTCAAGTCCAACTTTTCTGAGGCAGGAGGGAACTCCTGGGACCTTACcatttgatttccttttcatctttcacAGGAAGGTCTGCCCAGATTCCTCGCCATACCCTATCGgcctttcccccctccccaaagcctTGGCGTGCTTGGCTCTGCCACTGTCCCTGCTGTTGGTGCCTGCATCTGGTGTCAGATCCTTCGGGTATGAGAAACAGTCCTTTGGGCCATTCTTAGTGGAGATTGGAATTGGGGGAATTTGGGGGGGCCCCTAGACTGACACTAGTAAAACTTATCCTACTAGAAGAGATGTTTGTCCTGTTGTCAACCTCAGCAGAGAATTAGGCCCTCCTAAAATGGCACACACCATGATTGATATTTGTGAGTTCAGTTGTATCGTTTTGTGAAGGTGTTTCTCCTTTCAGCTGGTACCAGTTCTTGGGATTAAAATGGTTTAGTTCTATGAGTTTACTATTTTTACCTTCTATCTGTAAAGTAAGATCTGTCTTATTCAACTCTACATTTTCATtgcctagctcagtgcctggggcATACTAAATGCCCACACACTGCTTAAGAATTGACAGTTTTTAATTGTtcactgttataaataatgctaccaTGAACGTCTTTGTATATACATAGTTTTTCTCTacttaagaagagaaaaagctttTTTGATTGTATCATAACTTAGGACTAAAGAAGTTTGCGATCATTACCCTCCCTGATCTAAAATGACTGACTGTCCAACACTGGGTCACATCTCCAGGTAGCGGAGGGGCCGTGAAGGGCTGGATAGTAAATGTGTCATTCCCTGTGCAGGTCTTCAGTGGGACTGGCTGCACCTCCTGGTGCAGAAATCCAAAAAGTCTTACAAGTTCCGGTTCTGTAGGAGGCACACGATGCCAGCATCTGCTCAGGTACTCTCCCTGTCAGTTCCAGCCCTTCCCTATACCCCACAGcccttctctttctggcttctcATTCTGTTCTCCAGCCATAAAAGAGAGTTGGAAAGAGTGGACTCAAGAAGACTATTCTGTCCATTACACAGTTA from Delphinus delphis chromosome 10, mDelDel1.2, whole genome shotgun sequence carries:
- the JAGN1 gene encoding protein jagunal homolog 1 isoform X1, whose amino-acid sequence is MASRAGPRAAGTDGSDFQHRERVATHYQMSVTLKYEIKKLIYVHLVIWLLLVAKMSVGHLRLLSHDQVAMPYQWEYPYLLSIVPSLLGLLSFPRNNISYLVLSMISMGLFSIAPLIYGSMEMFPAAQQLYRHGKAYRFLFGFSAVSVMYLVLVLVVQVHAWQLYYSKKLLDSWFTSTQEKKRK
- the JAGN1 gene encoding protein jagunal homolog 1 isoform X2 yields the protein MSVGHLRLLSHDQVAMPYQWEYPYLLSIVPSLLGLLSFPRNNISYLVLSMISMGLFSIAPLIYGSMEMFPAAQQLYRHGKAYRFLFGFSAVSVMYLVLVLVVQVHAWQLYYSKKLLDSWFTSTQEKKRK